A single window of Phyllostomus discolor isolate MPI-MPIP mPhyDis1 chromosome 13, mPhyDis1.pri.v3, whole genome shotgun sequence DNA harbors:
- the FAF2 gene encoding FAS-associated factor 2, whose translation MAAPEERDLTQEQTEKLLQFQDLTGIESMDQCRRALEQHSWNIEAAVQDRLNEQEGVPSVFNPPPSRPLQVNTADHRIYSYVVSRPQPRGLLGWGYYLIMLPFRFTYYTILDIFRFALRFIRPDPRSRVTDPVGDIVSFMHSFEEKYGRAHPVFYQGTYSQALNDAKRELRFLLVYLHGDDHQDSDSFCRNTLCAPEVISLINTRMLFWACSTNKPEGYRVSQALRENTYPFLAMIMLKDRRMTVVGRLEGLIQPDDLINQLTFIMDANQTYLVSERLEREERNQTQVLRQQQDEAYLASLRADQEKERKKREEREQKRRKEEEVKQQQLAEERRRRNLQEEKERKLECLPPEPSPDDPDSVKIIFKLPNDSRVERRFHFSQSLTVIHDFLFSLKESPEKFQIEANFPRRVLPCIPSEERPNPPTLQEAGLSHTEVLFVQDLTDE comes from the exons gCTGCTGTACAGGACAGACTGAATGAGCAAGAGGGCGTACCCAGTGTTTTCAACCCCCCTCCATCTCGACCCCTGCAGGTGAACACCGCTGACCACAGGATCTACAGCTATGTCGTCTCAAGACCACAGCCAAGG GGGCTGCTCGGATGGGGTTATTACTTGATAATGCTTCCATTCCGGTTCACCTATTACACGATACTCGATATATTTAG GTTTGCTCTTCGTTTTATACGGCCTGACCCTCGCAGCCGGGTCACTGACCCCGTTGGGGACATTGTTTCATTTATGCACTCTTTTGAAGAGAAATATGGGAGGGCACACCCTGTCTTCTACCAGGGAACGTACAGCCAG GCACTTAACGACGCCAAGCGGGAGCTCCGCTTTCTCTTGGTTTACCTCCACGGGGACGACCACCAGGACTCCGACAGCTTCTGTCG caACACCCTCTGTGCCCCAGAAGTGATATCCCTCATCAACACCAGGATGCTCTTCTGGGCGTGCTCCACGAACAAGCCCGAGGGATACAGGG TTTCGCAGGCTTTACGGGAGAACACCTACCCGTTCCTGGCCATGATTATGCTGAAGGACCGGAGGATGACTGTGGTGGGGCGGCTGGAAGGCCTTATCCAGCCCGATGACCTCATTAACCAGCTGACGTTTATCATGGATGCAAACCAGACTTACCTGGTGTCCGAGCGCCTGGAAAG GGAAGAGCGGAACCAGACCCAGGTGCTGCGGCAGCAGCAGGACGAGGCCTACCTGGCCTCTCTCAGGGCTGaccaggagaaagagagaaagaaacggGAGGAGCGCGAGCAGAAGCGgcggaaggaggaggaggtgaaacagcagcagctggcagaggagAGGCGGCGGCGG AATttgcaggaggaaaaggaaaggaagttggAGTGCCTGCCCCCTGAGCCTTCCCCTGACGACCCTGACAGTGTcaagatcatttttaaattacctaaTGATTCTCGAGTAGAGAGGCGGTTCCACTTCTCACAGTCGTTAACA GTAATCCACGACTTCTTATTCTCCTTGAAAGAAAGCCCTGAAAAGTTTCAGATCGAAGCCAACTTCCCGCGGCGGGTGCTGCCCTGCATCCCTTCCGAGGAGCGGCCCAACCCCCCCACACTGCAGGAGGCCGGACTCAGCCACACAGAAGTCCTCTTTGTGCAGGACCTCACAGACGAGTGA